A genomic segment from Nicotiana sylvestris chromosome 1, ASM39365v2, whole genome shotgun sequence encodes:
- the LOC138873068 gene encoding uncharacterized protein — protein MMDEQQALATTMRNLERQMGQLASAQNTRPAGALPSDTEPNPKAQVNAVTLRNGRALEEVPMKKKNTDHPEGELAPKPVEGNEKDDKGPKPEVPKYTRYLRDIVANKRRHAEFETVALTEECSARVQSKLPPKLKDPGSFTIPLSLGKQEVGRALCDLWASINLMSSSLFKQLGWGALRPTTITLQLADRSLVMPEGIIEDMLVRVGKFILPADFIVLDYEADEEVPIILGRPFLATGGEIIDVRAGKLKMRVDDEEVTFNVYKALKLPKHYEDLCMITMVESKGIKQSPYVNYSDPDGTTELKEVVFPAERVKMIEKRARDERGDLLRARKKARIHGRKKKRKSPT, from the exons ATGATGGATGAACAACAAGCCCTTGCCACAACAATGAGAAATTTGGAGCGTCAAATGGGACAACTTGCCAGTGCTCAAAACACTAGACCAGCTGGAGCTCTTCCAAGTGATACTGAGCCCAATCCTAAAGCTCAAGTCAATGCGGTTACCTTGAGAAATGGAAGAGCACTAGAAGAAGTTCCaatgaaaaagaagaatacaGATCATCCTGAAGGAGAATTAGCTCCCAAGCCAGTTGAGGGGAATGAGAAAGATGATAAAGGACCCAAGCCA GAAGTGCCTAAGTATACAAGGTATCTCAGAGATATTGTGGCAAACAAACGAAGACATGCAGAgtttgaaacagttgcacttactgaagagtgtagtgccagagttcagagtaaacttcctcctaagttgaaggatcctgggagtttcacaattccttTGTCTCTTGGAAAACAAGAGGTTGGTAGAGCCTTGTGTGATTTATGGGCCAGTATAAATTTGATGTCATCCTCTTTATTCAAGCAACTCGGATGGGGGGCGCTTAGACCTACTACAATCACTTTACAGCTAGCAGATAGGTCACTAGTCATGCCCGAAGGAATTATTGAGGATATgttagttcgagtgggaaagtttATTCTTCCTGCTGATTTTATTGTTCTTGATTACGAGGCAGATGAGGAAGTGCCCATTATTTTGGGGCGACCATTCTTAGCTACTGGTGGAGAAATTATTGATGTGAGAGCAGGGAAGTTAAAAATGAGAGTTGACGATGAGGAGGTCACTTTTAATGTGTACAAGGCACTTAAGCTTCCTAAGCATTATGAGGACTTGTGCATGATTACTATGGTAGAATCGAAGGGGATAAAGCAGAGTCCTTATGTGAATTATAGTGATCCAGATGGGACAACTGAGTTAAAGGAGGTCGTGTTTCCAGCTGAGCGTGTAAAGATGATTGAGAAAAGAGCCAGAGATGAAAGAGGAGACCTTCTGAGAGCGCGGAAAAAGGCTAGAATTCATgggagaaagaagaagagaaagagcCCAACCTGA
- the LOC104220830 gene encoding 2-oxoglutarate-dependent dioxygenase 19-like produces METTAAPLLQPPNIKQLADSPDLHFIPSNYVHSTNDPGDSSATDPDDSNSIPIIDFSLLTSGDPHQRSIAIHNLSKACQDWGFFMVVNHGISENLMKAVIDCTHDFFNLPEEDKREYAGKHVLDPIRCGTSFNASKENVFFWRDYLKVFVHPHFHSPTKPQCYRDIISEYCEKIGEVAKKLLGGISESLGLEESFLDKALDLKSGLQIFVGNYYPSCPQPELTMGMPPHSDHGLLTLLIQNQVSGLQVQYQGKWINVNALPNSLLVNTGDHLEIFSNGKYKSNMHRAAVNNKVTRISIATAHGPSLETIVSPASPLVDNENSAAAYIPMKYRDYLELQQSNQLDGKSCLERLKISRN; encoded by the exons ATGGAAACCACAGCTGCTCCACTGCTTCAACCACCCAACATCAAACAATTAGCTGATTCACCTGATCTCCACTTCATACCTTCTAATTACGTTCACTCTACAAATGATCCTGGTGACTCCTCTGCCACAGACCCTGATGATTCAAACTCAATTCCCATCATTGATTTTTCTCTACTCACTTCGGGTGATCCTCATCAACGTTCCATAGCCATCCACAACCTTAGCAAAGCTTGTCAAGATTGGGGCTTCTTCATG GTAGTGAACCATGGCATATCAGAAAATTTGATGAAGGCTGTGATTGATTGCACACATGATTTTTTCAACTTACCAGAGGAAGATAAGCGGGAGTATGCTGGGAAACATGTGTTGGATCCTATAAGATGTGGGACAAGTTTTAATGCCTCTAAAGAAAATGTCTTCTTCTGGAGAGACTATCTCAAGGTCTTTGTTCATCCTCATTTTCACTCCCCCACCAAGCCTCAATGCTACAG GGATATTATATCGGAGTATTGTGAGAAAATAGGGGAAGTGGCAAAAAAGTTACTAGGAGGTATATCAGAAAGCCTGGGGCTTGAAGAAAGTTTCTTGGACAAAGCTCTAGACTTGAAGTCAGGCCTTCAAATCTTTGTTGGAAATTACTATCCAAGTTGTCCTCAACCTGAACTTACAATGGGGATGCCACCCCATTCAGATCATGGCCTTTTAACACTTCTAATTCAGAACCAAGTTTCAGGTCTCCAAGTTCAGTATCAAGGCAAATGGATTAATGTCAATGCCCTTCCTAATTCTCTTCTGGTAAACACCGGCGACCATCTTGAG ATATTCAGTAATGGAAAATACAAGAGCAATATGCATAGAGCAGCGGTGAACAACAAAGTAACGAGGATATCAATAGCCACAGCTCACGGTCCATCACTGGAAACAATTGTGAGCCCAGCTTCTCCACTTGTAGATAATGAAAACAGCGCAGCAGCTTATATTCCAATGAAGTATAGGGATTACTTGGAGTTGCAACAGAGTAACCAACTTGATGGGAAGTCCTGCTTGGAAAGACTCAAGATTTCAAGGAACTGA